The DNA segment AGATTAGCATCTGCAATCACAGCCGGATTGGCTATTTGGTCATCTATAATACTTCCACCAAATTTCTCACCAAGCGTTACCGGGCTGCCATCAGCTTTCCAGCCGTCAGGAGCGTAATGCCAATCTGTTCTAGTATGCTCTTCGCGCGTTGCCCGAATATTCGTATTGGATGCCACAGGGATATAATAACGCCCTAAAGTGCCATACAATCTCTTGCTTGAATCTCCATCAATATCCCAGGAAAATCCAACTCTCGGAGCAATAAGATGGTCAGATTCCAGAAAAGTACGCCCCTCGCCATCGTTGTTAGTGAAAGTTTCACCGCGCAAACCCCCATAAAGCAGTATGTTGTCACTTATTTGCCAGGAATCCTCAATATACCATGCGGTATTTTCTACAGAAAAGGTTGCTGATACGGTGTCTCGAGTCCAAACTCGAACAATTTCTGTACCGCAGTCCAACAGAACACCATTGATTGTACAATTGTTATTTGGATGGGCAGTGCGGTAGCGATAGTAGATACCACCGGAATAACTACTGCCGGGAGAAGTTGAATCGTAACTCTCAGCATTATAACCAAACCGCAGCCTGTGATCCCCTAACACCCAGTCAATATCCGTTCTATAGCTGTCTCTCTTATCGATATCATCGATTTCATCCGTGACTCGGGATTGACTCGGCGCATTCCAGCATCCAATCGCTTTACGACCATTCCAGCCAACGCCGTTAATGGTATCCCAGGCGTAAGCGCAGTCACCACCTTCCAGGCGGGGCGCCTTGAGGTACTGGTGCTTAAGTTTCCCCGCCATTAAGTTAAGCGTCAGGTTGTCGGAGAGATGGCCGGTATAACTCAGGATACTCATATCACCACCTTCCTGGTAAGTGTATGAGTTTTTCTGCTTTCCATGCTTTCCAGTCCACTCTTCTCCATTGAGGTTGTCAAACTCTGTGCGATCATACTCCGTCTGGTTGTTAATATGGGTAAAACGCAGCAGATGTTCGTCGGTAATATACCAATCCAATTTGGCCAGGTAATTAGGTGTATCCGTTTTGATATTGTAACTGTCATTTTTTGAGTAATTATCGATGTCGTCATCCTGGCCCTCCAGGTTCACGAAAAAAAACAGCCTGTTTTCAATCAGTGGACCACTGGCATATATATTATATTCCAGGCGTGACTCAGTATCGGCGGAGTTATAGGTCAGGATTTCAGAGCTGCCATCCAGTTTTCTATTGATGGTGTTTTTCTCACTTGATCTTAGTGCGTCAGGGGCTGAATAAACCGAACCACCAAACGCCCAGTCATTTGAACCGGACTTGGTCACGACATTGATAATGCCGCCAAGCGCTCGCCCATATTCAACACCATAACCCCCGGATTTGACCTGCGTCTGCTCAATCGCATCTTGCGGAAGATTCGCAAACGAGAGCAATGTACGTAAGTTGGTTACATCCATGCCATCAATATAATAACCGTTCTCACCAATAGACGCGCCGCCAAAAGACGGAAGGTTGCGATCAAAATTGGCACCACCCTGTATTGCCCCTGGTGTTAACAATGCAACAGCCACCGAGTCTCTCGGCAGCGGCAGACGCTGAACGGTATCCGCTGTAAACACCTCGGTAGATTCTACTGAAGAGGTGTCGATTGCCTTGATACGATTCCCGATAACTTCCACAACTTCAATAGCGTCAAATGAAACGTTACTCCCCCTGCCAATAGTAACTTGAATTTCCTGTTCATTGCCCGCAGAATCCGTAACAACATAGGTACCGGCAGGTACACTGCTGATGTTGAATCTCCCTCCCGCCGGCACTGTAATGGTACGGCTCACCCCCGTGCCTTTATTCAAGTATGTAATTTCAGTTCCCGCTTCCGCTCTACCAAAAATAGAACCGGAGGTATTGCTGGCCGCAAAAGATACCGTCGATGCTGTTAAGCAGGCACTTACAGCCGCTGCGGCTAAAGAGCGCTTAAATTTCAGGTGAGTAGATTTGTTTTTCATAACACTTCCTTTTGTATTAGTTAGAATTGAAGTCTGATCTTGCAACTGAAAAATAATGAAAAATTTTTACTCAATAAACTTATTTTTCATTGGCATTATTAAAATAATGAATAACCAGGACCAAAGATGCTAAATACAATAATTTATATTTTCGATGCATACCCCCTTACTAAAGAACCATCCGCTTTCATACCAATACACGCCATCCACCTCAAAAAAATCGAATAGCCGCCTGATTATTCCAATATTTCAATTACCAATCAAAATATTCAAAAATGAATTTTGAATATTTTACCCATAACCTATTCATAATAGTTTTGGTACATGAATCAAACCACAAAATCAAAAATTATCGA comes from the Microbulbifer sp. MI-G genome and includes:
- a CDS encoding TonB-dependent receptor, translated to MKNKSTHLKFKRSLAAAAVSACLTASTVSFAASNTSGSIFGRAEAGTEITYLNKGTGVSRTITVPAGGRFNISSVPAGTYVVTDSAGNEQEIQVTIGRGSNVSFDAIEVVEVIGNRIKAIDTSSVESTEVFTADTVQRLPLPRDSVAVALLTPGAIQGGANFDRNLPSFGGASIGENGYYIDGMDVTNLRTLLSFANLPQDAIEQTQVKSGGYGVEYGRALGGIINVVTKSGSNDWAFGGSVYSAPDALRSSEKNTINRKLDGSSEILTYNSADTESRLEYNIYASGPLIENRLFFFVNLEGQDDDIDNYSKNDSYNIKTDTPNYLAKLDWYITDEHLLRFTHINNQTEYDRTEFDNLNGEEWTGKHGKQKNSYTYQEGGDMSILSYTGHLSDNLTLNLMAGKLKHQYLKAPRLEGGDCAYAWDTINGVGWNGRKAIGCWNAPSQSRVTDEIDDIDKRDSYRTDIDWVLGDHRLRFGYNAESYDSTSPGSSYSGGIYYRYRTAHPNNNCTINGVLLDCGTEIVRVWTRDTVSATFSVENTAWYIEDSWQISDNILLYGGLRGETFTNNDGEGRTFLESDHLIAPRVGFSWDIDGDSSKRLYGTLGRYYIPVASNTNIRATREEHTRTDWHYAPDGWKADGSPVTLGEKFGGSIIDDQIANPAVIADANLEPMYQDELILGYEQRVTDDWTLGAKFMGRTVGNGMDDFCGKDGFVRWADDNGYDNFDPHSLAGCIIINPGEDITIAMDLNNDGTLTNVTTPASYHGLPDYKRHYLGLQLTAEKALSDNWLLNLSYVLSRTFGNVEGYVNSSLAQEDPGATQDFDHANFMHGAYGNLPTDRTHQFKAFGLYDFTEELSVSMNLSLVSGIPLSCQGFVSTEGMLEGDGTSAYDLINFRQYSASSFYCNDGSDNQVLTKRGDEGRSNWLYTADLGIAYAPAWSEGLVLKATVYNLFDWQRPDAYNQQKDLERDNSAVNPNFLKATSFQPPRYVQLTARYSF